From a region of the Rhodococcus sp. 4CII genome:
- a CDS encoding Na+/H+ antiporter: MLGILAFVLLAIAVIIVVHLVADKTGLPAAALLTLAGLAGAALPIPGIELEPEVILTFVIPPLLYSAALNSSLLAIRKNLRSVFSLSVALIVATAVLAGVGIDLLIPGVSLAAGIAFGAAVAPPDPVAALAVGRRAGLHPKIITLVEGEGLLNDATALTMFSVAVAAATSGGFSLGHAGGLFLLAGIGGVVVGAVVAFAVRLVRSVVREPLMLNSISLATPFAAYLLGEQLHASGVLAVVVAGLLVGHDTPRAVSGASRLQTGAVWRLVDFLLEGFVFLLIGEQLPTILTGLDAYATGTIVVASVVSVGIVLLLRPLWLTLTEYLPRRLHMRLGAEGADGSRRLSGKEVLVLSWAGTRGVITLAAIFSLPLVTSTGAPFPGRDLLQFCAFVIVLVTLVGQGMTFGPLVRATGLQADAADEARLRNEARAASVNAALAGLDQIAHDEGLEPGVTNALRTSLEQRAARYRRRLEALQDSADGTIVLSPALESALSARHLVIDAQREELLRWRDAGRLPDASLRILERELDHEEYALGTGAGPR; encoded by the coding sequence ATGCTGGGCATTCTCGCGTTCGTGCTCTTGGCGATTGCCGTCATCATCGTCGTCCATCTCGTTGCCGACAAGACGGGGTTACCTGCTGCGGCGCTCCTGACACTTGCAGGACTTGCGGGGGCGGCGTTGCCGATACCCGGTATCGAGCTGGAGCCGGAGGTGATTTTGACCTTCGTCATACCCCCGCTGCTCTACAGCGCAGCACTGAACTCCTCACTGCTCGCCATCCGTAAGAATCTTCGCTCGGTGTTCAGCTTGTCCGTGGCGTTGATTGTTGCCACCGCGGTGCTGGCAGGTGTGGGCATCGATCTGCTGATACCTGGTGTGAGCCTTGCAGCCGGCATCGCGTTCGGCGCTGCGGTTGCTCCGCCGGATCCGGTGGCTGCACTCGCGGTGGGCAGGCGGGCTGGGTTGCACCCGAAGATCATCACCCTTGTCGAAGGGGAAGGCCTGCTCAACGACGCGACTGCACTGACGATGTTCAGTGTGGCCGTCGCTGCCGCGACCAGCGGCGGTTTCTCGCTCGGCCATGCCGGTGGTCTGTTTCTGCTGGCGGGGATCGGCGGAGTCGTTGTGGGGGCAGTCGTGGCGTTCGCCGTTCGGCTGGTGCGTTCGGTGGTCCGAGAACCGTTGATGCTCAACTCGATTTCGTTGGCAACGCCGTTTGCTGCGTACCTGTTGGGGGAGCAGTTGCACGCCTCGGGAGTGCTGGCAGTGGTGGTGGCTGGCCTGCTCGTGGGGCATGACACACCCCGCGCGGTCTCGGGCGCGAGTCGCCTGCAGACCGGTGCGGTATGGCGGCTGGTCGATTTCTTGCTCGAGGGGTTCGTATTCCTGTTGATCGGTGAGCAGCTGCCGACGATCTTGACCGGACTCGACGCCTACGCCACCGGCACGATCGTCGTCGCGTCCGTGGTGAGTGTAGGAATCGTTCTGCTGCTCCGGCCGCTGTGGCTGACGTTGACCGAATACCTACCGCGACGACTGCACATGCGCCTGGGTGCAGAGGGCGCCGACGGCAGTCGGCGCTTGAGCGGCAAAGAGGTGTTGGTGCTCAGCTGGGCCGGCACCCGAGGCGTCATCACGCTTGCTGCCATCTTTTCCCTGCCCCTGGTCACGTCGACGGGAGCGCCGTTCCCAGGCCGCGATCTGCTGCAGTTCTGTGCCTTCGTGATCGTGCTCGTGACATTGGTGGGCCAGGGAATGACGTTCGGCCCGCTGGTCCGGGCGACGGGCTTGCAGGCCGACGCCGCCGACGAGGCGCGGCTGCGGAACGAAGCGCGCGCCGCATCGGTGAACGCGGCGCTGGCGGGACTGGACCAGATCGCTCACGACGAGGGACTCGAGCCGGGCGTCACCAACGCATTGCGAACGAGCTTGGAACAACGCGCCGCCCGATACCGACGTCGGCTCGAGGCACTGCAGGATTCCGCGGACGGCACGATCGTGCTGTCGCCGGCTTTGGAGTCGGCACTGAGTGCACGCCATCTGGTCATCGACGCCCAGCGCGAAGAACTGCTGCGCTGGCGCGATGCCGGTCGACTACCCGACGCCAGCCTGCGCATCCTCGAACGCGAACTCGATCACGAGGAGTATGCCCTGGGGACAGGAGCGGGCCCGCGATGA
- the ygiD gene encoding 4,5-DOPA dioxygenase extradiol, whose protein sequence is MPAAFIGHGNPMNALDVNRYTAAWKAFGNAVPRPRAILVVSAHWYINATAVTAMPRPRTIHDFYGFPNELFDVQYPAPGLPELATEISDVVHPTWVGADLDSWGIDHGTWSVLVHAFPDATIPVVQLSINADKPLDYHLGLGAKLAPLRERGVLVVASGNVVHNLRSMNWRLADDGYDWARRFNDDAKAAMLTDPTEFASLDAHRDFAKAVPTPDHFIPALYLAGLADQSAHPGVDILVDGYAYGSLSMTAFTLGLSCPTIPGPTGSSLPPGTFPPDSSNI, encoded by the coding sequence ATGCCGGCCGCGTTCATCGGCCACGGCAACCCGATGAACGCGTTGGACGTCAATCGTTACACCGCAGCATGGAAGGCGTTCGGAAATGCGGTGCCCCGCCCCCGCGCCATCCTGGTCGTCAGCGCGCACTGGTACATCAACGCGACCGCCGTCACCGCCATGCCCCGCCCGCGGACCATTCACGACTTCTACGGTTTTCCCAACGAACTGTTCGACGTGCAATACCCCGCACCCGGGCTGCCCGAACTGGCCACCGAGATCAGCGACGTCGTCCACCCCACCTGGGTGGGCGCCGACCTCGACAGCTGGGGCATCGACCACGGCACCTGGTCCGTACTCGTGCACGCCTTCCCCGACGCCACCATCCCCGTCGTGCAGCTGAGCATCAACGCCGACAAACCCCTGGACTACCACCTGGGGCTCGGCGCCAAACTGGCCCCTCTGCGCGAGCGCGGTGTGCTCGTGGTGGCCAGCGGCAACGTCGTCCACAACCTGCGGAGCATGAACTGGAGACTCGCCGATGACGGATACGACTGGGCCCGGCGCTTCAACGACGATGCCAAGGCCGCCATGCTGACCGACCCCACCGAATTCGCCTCGCTCGACGCCCACCGTGACTTCGCCAAGGCCGTACCCACGCCGGATCATTTCATTCCCGCCCTCTACCTCGCGGGGCTCGCGGACCAGTCCGCGCACCCCGGCGTCGATATTCTGGTCGACGGCTACGCATACGGTTCTCTGTCGATGACCGCGTTCACCCTCGGACTCTCCTGCCCGACCATCCCCGGCCCCACCGGATCATCCCTGCCACCGGGCACATTCCCACCAGACTCGTCGAACATCTGA
- a CDS encoding MFS transporter, with translation MTLADPGRDLDAAPAQRQKDIRRVVLSSYLGSTVEFYDFILYATASSLVFGPVFFADLNPGVALIASYATFAIGYISRPLGGIVFGHFGDRVGRKKMLMWSMSIMGIASFLIGLVPAIPTWGAVMLIVLRAVQGIAIGGEWGGAALMSLEHVKGRNRGFAAAFTNAGGPTGAVLGTIALSLVALMPEDDFLGWGWRIPFLFSAVLLAVGLFVRARIAESPVFEEALHAAKERTSQAKESIPLVTILRAPRTLILAGLVCTAPFVIQALFSTFVITFAAQNGVTRSQGLTAFAVCQFFAIFGILGAAKLSDQFGRKPIMLTGFTGMVVLAWPLFQLASSGNFLLVVLAFLIACSVLQSLTFGPMPAFLAEQFGTRARYTGASLGYQIGSLLGAGFTPVIVASLFAGSGTITSVIVYLVALCAMSAVILILFVSESKHVDLSA, from the coding sequence ATGACCCTGGCAGACCCAGGACGCGACCTCGACGCCGCGCCCGCGCAGCGGCAGAAGGACATTCGCCGCGTCGTTCTCTCGAGCTACCTCGGAAGCACCGTCGAGTTCTACGACTTCATCCTCTACGCCACCGCCTCCTCACTGGTCTTCGGCCCCGTATTCTTCGCCGATCTGAACCCCGGGGTGGCGCTCATCGCCTCCTACGCGACGTTTGCAATCGGCTACATCTCCCGCCCGCTCGGGGGGATCGTGTTCGGACACTTCGGCGACCGCGTCGGCCGCAAGAAGATGCTCATGTGGTCGATGTCGATCATGGGTATCGCGTCCTTCCTGATCGGGCTGGTCCCCGCCATCCCCACCTGGGGTGCGGTAATGCTGATCGTCCTGCGCGCGGTGCAGGGCATCGCGATCGGCGGAGAGTGGGGTGGCGCCGCCCTGATGTCGCTCGAACACGTCAAGGGCCGCAACCGCGGGTTCGCCGCCGCATTCACCAACGCCGGCGGCCCGACCGGCGCCGTGCTCGGCACCATTGCGCTCTCCCTGGTCGCGCTCATGCCCGAGGACGACTTCCTCGGCTGGGGTTGGCGCATCCCGTTCCTGTTCTCGGCGGTCCTGCTCGCTGTCGGTCTGTTCGTGAGGGCTCGCATCGCCGAGAGCCCGGTCTTCGAAGAGGCCCTGCACGCGGCCAAGGAGAGGACATCACAGGCGAAGGAATCCATTCCGCTGGTGACGATCCTGCGTGCACCGCGCACCCTGATCCTGGCCGGTCTGGTATGCACCGCGCCGTTCGTCATCCAGGCCCTGTTCTCGACATTCGTGATCACCTTCGCCGCACAGAACGGTGTCACTCGATCGCAGGGTCTCACCGCGTTCGCGGTCTGCCAATTCTTCGCCATCTTCGGCATCCTCGGCGCGGCCAAACTCTCAGACCAATTCGGCCGCAAGCCGATCATGCTGACCGGATTCACCGGCATGGTCGTGCTGGCATGGCCACTGTTTCAGCTCGCGTCCTCCGGTAACTTCCTGCTCGTCGTGCTTGCCTTCCTGATCGCATGCTCAGTGCTGCAATCGCTTACGTTCGGACCTATGCCGGCATTCCTCGCCGAACAGTTCGGCACCCGAGCCCGCTACACCGGCGCGTCCCTCGGCTACCAGATCGGCAGTCTGCTCGGTGCAGGATTTACCCCGGTCATCGTCGCCTCCCTGTTCGCCGGGTCTGGCACGATCACCAGCGTCATCGTTTATCTCGTCGCCCTGTGCGCCATGAGCGCCGTGATCCTCATTCTGTTCGTCAGCGAGAGCAAGCACGTTGACCTGAGCGCGTGA
- a CDS encoding benzaldehyde dehydrogenase — translation MALLDESIWQGKIFAGDWLPGGAGELKVVEPATGATLGSVGLADIGDLGTAVDRAVAAQRDWAARPHTERAAIMRRAGDLWQQHTDEIERWIMRESGSLRPKAQLETHVAAQECFEAAALPGHAIGEVLPSEAPRLSMSRRVPVGVVGVIAPFNFPLILAIRSVAPALALGNAVVLKPDPRTAVCGGVALARIFEQAGLPAGVLSVLPAGADVGAALVEDPRVPVISFTGSTQAGRAVGAAASGNLKKVHLELGGNSAIIVLGDADLDATVSAGAAGSFLHQGQVCMTTGRHIVHESVYDEYVAKLAAKAEALPVGDPVTEQVALGPIIDQAQLAKIHALVTTSVDAGARLVTGGTFEQLFYRPTVLADIPTHAPAYTQEVFGPVAPAVKFSTLDEAVALATDTEYGLSLGIFTRDIGKGLDLADRIPTGIAHINDQTVGDEANIPFGGLGASGNGARFGGPANSIEAFTESRWITVSRDVPAYPF, via the coding sequence ATGGCACTTCTCGACGAATCCATCTGGCAAGGAAAGATCTTCGCCGGCGACTGGCTCCCCGGCGGGGCGGGAGAACTCAAGGTGGTCGAACCCGCCACCGGTGCCACTCTCGGCAGCGTCGGCCTCGCCGATATCGGTGACCTGGGTACCGCCGTCGACCGTGCTGTCGCCGCACAACGCGACTGGGCCGCGCGTCCGCACACCGAACGTGCCGCCATCATGCGCCGCGCCGGGGATCTGTGGCAGCAGCACACCGACGAGATCGAGCGGTGGATCATGCGCGAGTCCGGATCACTGCGTCCGAAGGCGCAACTCGAAACCCACGTGGCGGCACAGGAATGCTTCGAGGCGGCGGCGCTGCCCGGGCACGCGATCGGCGAAGTCCTGCCGAGCGAGGCACCGCGCCTGAGTATGTCCAGGCGAGTGCCGGTCGGCGTCGTCGGGGTCATTGCCCCGTTCAACTTCCCGCTCATCCTCGCCATCCGCTCCGTCGCACCGGCCCTTGCCCTCGGCAATGCTGTGGTGCTCAAACCGGATCCGCGCACCGCCGTCTGTGGCGGTGTCGCGCTCGCCCGTATCTTCGAGCAGGCCGGCCTACCCGCAGGCGTGTTGTCTGTATTGCCTGCGGGCGCCGACGTCGGTGCCGCCCTGGTCGAGGACCCGCGGGTGCCGGTCATCTCCTTCACCGGCTCCACCCAGGCCGGCCGGGCCGTCGGTGCCGCCGCGTCCGGCAACCTCAAGAAGGTGCACCTCGAGCTCGGCGGCAACTCCGCGATCATCGTCCTCGGCGACGCCGACCTCGACGCCACCGTGTCGGCCGGGGCCGCCGGGTCCTTCCTGCACCAAGGGCAGGTGTGCATGACCACCGGGCGGCACATCGTGCACGAATCCGTCTACGACGAGTACGTGGCCAAGCTGGCCGCCAAGGCGGAGGCGTTGCCGGTCGGTGATCCGGTCACCGAACAGGTCGCACTCGGCCCGATCATCGACCAGGCCCAGCTCGCGAAGATCCACGCGCTCGTCACCACCTCCGTTGACGCCGGCGCGCGCCTCGTGACGGGCGGCACCTTCGAGCAACTGTTCTACCGGCCCACCGTTCTCGCCGACATCCCCACCCACGCACCCGCGTACACCCAGGAGGTGTTCGGCCCCGTCGCCCCCGCCGTGAAGTTCTCCACGCTCGACGAGGCGGTGGCGCTGGCCACGGACACCGAGTACGGCCTGTCGCTGGGCATCTTCACCCGCGACATCGGCAAGGGCCTCGACCTCGCCGACCGGATCCCGACCGGCATCGCCCACATCAACGACCAGACCGTCGGCGACGAGGCGAACATCCCATTCGGCGGCCTCGGTGCCTCCGGCAACGGTGCCCGATTCGGCGGCCCCGCCAACAGCATCGAAGCCTTCACCGAGTCCCGCTGGATCACCGTCAGCCGCGACGTGCCCGCCTACCCCTTCTGA
- a CDS encoding CaiB/BaiF CoA-transferase family protein — MTEHRTGPLVGLKVVELAGLGPAPFAAMFLADQGADVVRIERTGAGFTMPIDTSLDTLQRGKRMISADLKDPAGLDMVLDLIGKADVLVEGYRPGVTERLGLGPDDCWQRNPTLVYGRMTGWGQTGPLAQRAGHDPTYQALVGSLHAIGRAGGPPQLPLSLVGDFGGGAMYLVAGILAALWEANRSGRGQVVDAAIVDGVAHLMANPYSMLAGGAWNDERGTNLIDTGAPFVDVYSTSDGKHVAVAALEPPFYTHLLAGLGLDRSGDLPDQWDRRRWPELRERFAAEFATRTRDEWTSVFRDTDACVAPILSMTEAPADEHLVARGTFLDRNGEPEPAPAPRFSRTPAGIPTPPPVPGQDDRAEILAAWGLGGMPTSSPATGVTVQKPPNPSHPR; from the coding sequence ATGACCGAGCACCGCACAGGACCCTTAGTGGGACTGAAGGTCGTGGAACTGGCCGGGCTGGGCCCGGCGCCGTTCGCCGCCATGTTCCTCGCCGACCAGGGCGCCGACGTCGTGCGCATCGAACGCACCGGCGCAGGGTTCACCATGCCGATAGACACGTCGCTGGACACTCTCCAACGCGGCAAGCGAATGATCAGCGCCGACCTCAAGGACCCCGCCGGATTGGACATGGTGCTCGACCTGATCGGTAAAGCCGATGTCCTTGTCGAGGGCTACCGGCCCGGTGTGACCGAACGACTCGGTCTCGGGCCAGACGACTGCTGGCAGCGCAACCCCACGCTCGTCTACGGCCGCATGACGGGCTGGGGTCAGACCGGGCCGCTCGCGCAGCGCGCCGGCCACGACCCCACGTACCAGGCACTGGTCGGATCGTTGCACGCCATCGGCCGGGCCGGCGGACCACCGCAGCTGCCACTGAGCCTGGTCGGTGACTTCGGCGGCGGGGCGATGTATCTCGTAGCCGGGATCCTCGCCGCGTTGTGGGAGGCCAACAGATCGGGCCGCGGCCAGGTTGTCGATGCCGCGATCGTCGACGGCGTCGCGCACCTCATGGCCAACCCGTATTCGATGCTTGCCGGTGGTGCCTGGAACGATGAACGGGGGACCAACCTCATCGACACCGGCGCCCCATTCGTCGACGTCTACTCGACCTCGGACGGCAAGCATGTGGCCGTCGCGGCGCTCGAGCCACCCTTCTACACACACCTTTTGGCCGGTCTGGGATTGGACCGATCCGGCGACCTCCCTGACCAGTGGGACCGCCGACGCTGGCCGGAGCTGCGCGAGCGTTTCGCGGCCGAGTTCGCCACCCGCACCCGCGACGAGTGGACCTCGGTCTTCCGCGACACGGACGCCTGCGTCGCACCGATACTGTCGATGACCGAGGCGCCTGCAGACGAGCACCTCGTCGCGCGCGGCACGTTCCTCGATCGAAACGGAGAGCCGGAACCTGCTCCGGCACCGAGGTTCTCACGCACACCCGCAGGAATCCCGACGCCACCGCCCGTTCCGGGACAGGACGACCGAGCCGAGATCCTGGCCGCCTGGGGTCTCGGCGGGATGCCCACGTCCTCCCCGGCGACCGGCGTCACGGTCCAGAAGCCGCCAAATCCGTCTCACCCGCGGTGA
- a CDS encoding mandelate racemase/muconate lactonizing enzyme family protein → MIITKIELIPVSTPLIKPFLMPGTRITHIHSVLLKLHTDEGIVGYGDSGDTSTWYRGETQESMIAMIAHHIAPAFLLGQDPLNIEKIVGQMDTFVRDNNQAKALVDFALHDLKGKAFGVPVYQLLGGKNADASVQGWVASAGPVDQVVAEAVQAHERGFCLIKLKSDGNADHDVDNVREVRAALGDSARIVVDANGFWNYDQALKAMRRLDRYGMECIEQPVPHWDIEGMARLRTRIDTPVFADESAQELHNIREIIERRAADGLFIKMQKAGGLLKAQRWLTMARLADMAVMSGCMIGSGLEASPSAHLMIANNWASQFTHENLGPLIINNQWENDQQTITQDIARNVPIFKDGKLYPNEGPGYGIELNQDFIDTHITAGKQTVTIGDLARV, encoded by the coding sequence ATGATCATCACCAAGATCGAACTGATCCCCGTCTCGACGCCACTAATCAAACCGTTCCTGATGCCGGGAACCAGGATCACCCACATCCACTCGGTGCTCCTGAAGTTGCACACCGACGAAGGCATCGTCGGCTACGGCGATTCCGGCGACACCTCCACCTGGTATCGCGGCGAAACACAGGAATCCATGATCGCGATGATCGCGCATCACATCGCACCGGCGTTCCTCCTCGGCCAGGATCCACTCAACATCGAGAAGATCGTCGGCCAGATGGACACCTTCGTCCGCGACAACAACCAGGCCAAAGCCCTCGTCGACTTCGCGCTGCACGACCTCAAGGGCAAGGCCTTCGGGGTGCCGGTGTATCAGCTGCTCGGCGGGAAGAATGCCGACGCGTCGGTGCAGGGCTGGGTCGCGTCGGCCGGCCCCGTCGACCAGGTCGTCGCCGAGGCCGTACAGGCCCACGAGCGGGGATTTTGCCTCATCAAGCTCAAGTCCGACGGAAACGCCGACCACGATGTCGACAACGTGCGTGAGGTCCGCGCCGCACTCGGCGACTCCGCACGGATCGTGGTGGACGCGAACGGTTTCTGGAACTATGACCAAGCACTGAAGGCAATGCGCCGACTCGACCGGTACGGCATGGAGTGCATCGAGCAGCCGGTGCCGCATTGGGACATCGAAGGAATGGCCCGCCTGCGCACCCGGATCGACACCCCCGTCTTCGCCGACGAGTCCGCGCAGGAACTGCACAACATCCGGGAGATCATCGAACGCCGCGCCGCCGACGGCCTGTTCATCAAGATGCAGAAGGCGGGTGGTCTGCTCAAGGCGCAGCGCTGGCTGACCATGGCCCGCCTGGCCGATATGGCAGTCATGAGCGGCTGCATGATCGGCTCGGGCCTCGAGGCCAGCCCGTCGGCACACCTGATGATCGCCAACAACTGGGCGTCGCAGTTCACCCACGAGAACCTCGGCCCGCTGATCATCAACAACCAGTGGGAAAACGATCAACAAACGATCACCCAGGACATCGCGCGCAACGTGCCGATCTTCAAGGACGGCAAGCTCTACCCGAACGAGGGTCCGGGCTACGGCATCGAATTGAACCAGGACTTCATCGACACGCACATCACCGCCGGCAAACAGACAGTCACCATCGGCGACCTCGCGCGCGTGTAA
- a CDS encoding CaiB/BaiF CoA-transferase family protein, which yields MSAAKTGRRALDGVRVVDLTQALAGPFCTSLLADQGADVVKVEPPRGDFLRYTGPFASADEPRDYGGVFQSANRNKRSLVLDLKKPEARDVLLRLIDDADVLVENFSAGVMERFGLDYDTLIARNPRLVYASIRGFGDKAGGVSPYRDWPAFDIVAQAMGGLMSITGADSDHPVRVGSGVGDTVPGLFAAFGILSALRDAERTGQGQYVDVAMADAVLAISEVVVNTYGHTGQVPGPIGNQLQGFAPFDTVRAKDGVVALGAPHNPQWTKLAAVMGQPELIDDPRFATDHDRWINRDAVYEVVNAWTERHTVAELIELLGGTVPLGPILDAADIFADPHFRARDMLPTVTHPTSGRTVTVPGIAAKLSHTPGAIDRRAPLIGEHTVEILRESGLDTADLTVLVDAGAIVIPSSQEPVA from the coding sequence GTGAGCGCCGCGAAGACGGGTCGCCGCGCCCTCGACGGTGTCCGTGTCGTCGACCTCACCCAGGCGCTCGCCGGGCCGTTCTGCACGTCGCTGCTTGCGGATCAGGGGGCAGACGTGGTCAAGGTGGAGCCGCCGCGCGGTGACTTCCTCCGCTACACCGGGCCCTTCGCCTCTGCTGACGAGCCCCGCGACTACGGCGGAGTATTCCAGTCGGCCAACCGCAACAAGCGGTCGCTCGTGCTGGACCTGAAGAAACCCGAAGCCAGGGACGTGCTGCTGCGGCTGATCGACGACGCGGACGTCCTCGTCGAGAACTTCAGTGCTGGTGTCATGGAACGCTTCGGACTCGACTACGACACCCTGATTGCCCGGAACCCCCGCCTGGTGTACGCGTCGATCCGTGGCTTCGGTGACAAGGCCGGCGGCGTGAGCCCGTATCGGGACTGGCCGGCGTTCGACATCGTCGCGCAGGCGATGGGTGGGTTGATGTCCATCACCGGTGCCGATTCCGATCATCCTGTACGCGTGGGTTCCGGTGTGGGGGACACTGTTCCAGGCCTGTTCGCCGCGTTCGGGATCCTCTCCGCGCTGCGCGATGCCGAACGCACGGGCCAGGGGCAGTATGTCGACGTCGCGATGGCCGACGCGGTCCTGGCGATCTCCGAGGTTGTGGTCAACACCTACGGCCATACCGGTCAGGTTCCCGGGCCGATCGGCAACCAGTTGCAGGGCTTCGCGCCGTTCGACACCGTCCGCGCCAAGGACGGCGTCGTCGCGCTCGGCGCCCCGCACAACCCGCAATGGACCAAGCTCGCCGCGGTCATGGGACAGCCGGAACTCATCGACGACCCTCGGTTCGCGACCGACCACGACCGGTGGATCAACCGTGACGCCGTCTACGAGGTGGTCAATGCCTGGACCGAACGGCACACGGTCGCCGAACTGATCGAACTGCTCGGCGGCACGGTACCGCTGGGCCCGATCCTCGACGCCGCCGACATCTTCGCCGACCCGCATTTTCGAGCCCGGGACATGCTGCCAACGGTCACCCATCCCACCAGCGGCCGCACCGTCACAGTTCCCGGCATCGCAGCCAAGCTCTCCCACACTCCCGGCGCCATCGACCGTCGCGCCCCCCTCATCGGTGAGCACACCGTCGAGATCCTCCGCGAGTCCGGTCTCGACACCGCCGACCTCACCGTCCTGGTCGACGCCGGTGCCATCGTCATCCCTTCTTCTCAGGAGCCCGTTGCATGA
- a CDS encoding acyl-CoA dehydrogenase family protein: protein MSSPDANHPPVLFRPEHEEFAQWVREFAAPHAESYLVRAHSEEFPWDLAEKMAAQGLLGLGVSEENGGMGRIGDVLTKTHLGIAHEELAYANFYASQLAYTNNLTGPLLEKFLAPEVAEGWVRGIVEGRHVVALGLTEPGSGSDAMAMRAKADRVDGGWKLNGEKTSITFAPHAKAMITFVKARGATPEESGVTAFLVPLDAPGVSMQKFPDAGWKPLGRAGVFLDDVFVPDEYVIGGVGNGFRLVMSEFDYTRSVIGLMSTGVARKALDLTIEYVKSRKAFGKPVASFQGVSFPIAENATKLEAARWLTYRALSLADADKPFTKEAAMTKLYATDISLQTLRDCVIAHGHSGFAEELPLQAMLRDVSGLEIGEGTPQIQKVVIARALLGREATS from the coding sequence ATGTCATCCCCGGATGCCAACCACCCGCCGGTTCTGTTCCGGCCGGAGCACGAGGAGTTCGCGCAGTGGGTCCGCGAGTTCGCGGCACCGCACGCCGAGAGTTACCTCGTCCGCGCGCACAGCGAGGAGTTTCCGTGGGATCTCGCCGAGAAGATGGCGGCACAGGGTTTGCTCGGCCTCGGTGTGTCGGAAGAGAACGGTGGCATGGGCCGTATCGGTGACGTACTGACCAAGACCCACCTCGGCATCGCACACGAGGAGCTCGCCTACGCGAACTTCTATGCGAGCCAACTCGCCTACACGAACAATCTCACCGGCCCACTGCTGGAGAAGTTCCTCGCCCCCGAGGTCGCGGAGGGGTGGGTGCGCGGAATCGTCGAGGGCCGCCACGTGGTGGCACTCGGCCTGACCGAACCGGGCAGCGGGTCAGACGCGATGGCCATGCGCGCCAAGGCCGACAGGGTCGACGGCGGCTGGAAACTCAACGGTGAGAAGACCTCCATCACTTTCGCTCCGCACGCCAAGGCGATGATCACGTTCGTCAAAGCCCGCGGCGCTACGCCCGAAGAGTCCGGCGTCACGGCATTCCTCGTCCCCCTCGATGCACCCGGGGTGAGTATGCAAAAGTTCCCGGACGCCGGGTGGAAACCCCTCGGCCGCGCCGGGGTGTTCCTCGATGACGTCTTCGTCCCGGACGAATACGTCATCGGTGGTGTCGGCAACGGTTTCCGGCTGGTGATGAGCGAATTCGACTACACTCGTTCGGTCATCGGCCTGATGTCCACAGGCGTGGCACGCAAGGCCCTCGACCTCACGATCGAGTACGTCAAGAGCCGCAAGGCGTTCGGCAAGCCCGTCGCCTCGTTCCAGGGCGTGTCGTTCCCGATCGCGGAGAACGCGACGAAGCTCGAGGCTGCCCGCTGGCTCACCTACCGCGCCCTCTCGCTTGCCGATGCCGACAAACCGTTCACCAAGGAGGCCGCGATGACCAAGCTGTACGCCACCGACATCTCACTGCAGACCCTCCGCGACTGCGTCATCGCACACGGACACAGCGGATTCGCCGAAGAGCTTCCCCTACAGGCGATGCTGCGCGACGTTTCCGGACTCGAGATCGGCGAGGGCACCCCGCAGATCCAGAAAGTGGTCATCGCCCGCGCCCTGCTCGGGCGGGAGGCCACCTCGTGA